The window TTGCCCAACTGATTGTGAGCATTTCCTGGGAAGGTATTTAAATAAGCCACTTTCTCTTTTTGTCGCTGTGTTCCCAGGATGCCAAGTGCACGACTTTGGAGATTTGAATTTCACTCAAGTTCCCAACGATGAGCTGTACAACAACCTGGTTTTGTACCCGCGCTCGGTGGGCCTGGCCAGCCAGATGCTGGCTGACGCAGTGAGCAGAGCagtagctgctgggcacagatGTGTGACTCTGGGAGGTGATCACAGGTGAGCTGACATAAAAACAACTACGGGTTCACGCTGCGGGTTGACACTTGGAGTGCAAGAATTTAATTCAAAAAAAGAGGATTGGGGGAACAACTGGGGGTCATTTCCTGGCAGTGCCTTAGGGATGGGCTTTTAGGGTGGTACACAGAAGACAGCTACAAAAACCTGACCTTCTCAGACAGTACTGCTTAGCTCCAGGTCTGTGATCAGTTGTGTAGACACACAACTGAGGTTTTCTGTGGGGAGACAGTGCTGAAGGCAGTCTTGCCTTTGATatattgcagctgtgttaattacccaggagtgggaacagccttgccctcacaGCAATGGGGGTGATAGAGTTGGCTGGGAGGGAGTCATTGGAGTCTCTGgttgtgctgtgaggaggaagggacaggaggtcGTGGAAGGGACAGGAGGTCATGCAAGGGACAGCAGAGACCCAGATCAGTCTAGGTGGAACTGGGAACACCTCCCTCATCAGTGTGTGAAGAAGAGCTGAGGCATTGAGTCTACAGACTAGCTGTTGGCATAAATCATACTCTCAGACCCTGAGaactgtgtggagctgccctaAAGAGAAAAGGTATGAAAGACTTCTAGATAACAGGTGCTGATGCCTGAAGCCTGCTGATATTTTACCTAAGCACTCTGAGTGTCATGGCCATCTCTACAATGACAGTTTTCCTCTTTGGGAAAGTTTGTGTCATCAGGTTCCTTCAGAGGAACTGCTCAGTTTGGTTACTGCTGAATGTTTAGTGATGCGTCTCTTGCCCATCACCTCTTAGGATAGGTTTGTAATGCCTACACACAGACAATTTTGCAATAGATCTTACAACATGaatcttcttcctctttttcactAACCTTTGGTCTGAGAATTGGTTGAAGATGGTAGGGCATGTAAGAAGGAATTGTGGGGGGAGGTGTCATGactagaataaaaaaaaaggctagATTTTCTGGAGTTTGGATCTAGAGCAGGTGAAGATTAAGTGTGTGTGAAGGGTGACAGCAGAGAGCTCTGGCTTATCTGTCACTACAGCCCTGTAGAGTTACTTGgcctcctgcagctgtgcagtTTGTATGGGATGCTCCCTTTGTTGTCACAGATGTCTAATGTGTGGAAATGTAACAACGTGTGTGACTGAAGCTGAGTGACTGCCCATTGTCCTTGTAGTTGTTCTGAAGGAGAAATGGTGGCTAAAGCCTTTGTTGCTGTACTTCCAGCTTGGCACTGGGCTCTGTCAGTGGCCACGCACGGCAGTGCCCACACCTCGGAGTGATCTGGGTGGATGCACACGCTGATATCAACACCCCTCTCACAACTCAGTCTGGAAGCCTCCACGGACAACCTCTCTCATTTCTCCTGAGGGAGCTTCGAGATAAAGTGAGTACTGACTGTAGTTGGCATGGCAACCTCAGAGCACTGCACCATTGCTGATGTGAGGTCCTTTCTTACCTGCTGCAAATGCAGATCTTTTCTATCAGAGTACAAGGAAGAATCTGTATTATTGTGTGGGTACACGTGCACACATATATACAAGTGCCACAAACACATGTGAACACAGATACAGACACACTTAGAAACACGAATgaagaaagcttttctttgtgtttgcaCCCTCGTGGGCTGCACAGTGAGCTGCACTCAGCAGctggctgtggtgctgctcctgtgtCGTGAGCGGGGTTGTTGCCGAGGCTGGGCCATGGCAGCACTGCCGCCAGCTGAGCAGGAACCTCCCCCCAGTGCAGCCTGtgagagctgagctgagctcacctCCAGGAACAGCTGGTTCCTGCATACCTTGCACGCTGCTTCTGCTTAGTTTGGCTCTTCCATGTTTTGACAACCTTGGGGCCTGACAGGGGCTGTTCCTGTGTGATCTCTCCTAACTGGCTGCTCTGGCATTGGCTCCACTGTAAATATTACAAATCACAACAGCTGTAACTGCTTGCAGTGGGCTTTTAAAGAGAGAGCCTTTTTCTTGGAAAGAGGTCAAATTATCAAAAAGAGCTGTTTCCTGGGGCACACGGAATGTGCATGGCCCATTTTTGCTGCTCTCAGGATGCTGAACAGTGGGCTGACCTAGGGCCTGTGCACTCCACCTGGCTTAGCTGCGGGCTGTGTCACCCTGTACAGGGACCTGCAGCACTGTGCAGTGAACAGCCGAgtcctctgcagcaggaacttCGATACCAAGTCTGCTTCTGCTGAAGCTCAGGCTGGAGAGTGAGACAGGATCAGCAACTGCATGATGGAGCTGCAGACAACCTGACTGCTTTGTTTTGGCACTCTGCATTGCTAGTTACTACTCCTAAATGTCTCGGTTCTCTCTGACAAATTTGGGCTGCTGTGTTGCTACACGTATGCTCTTTCCAAGCAAGAACAAGCATGTTTAAACCTGTATGGCTACTGAAAATACCACTGCATCAGTTCCTGTTCAGCATGGCAATACTGCAGTCATCTCATAaagctcttctgctttttctcctgcaaaTTCTTCTGAATGAGTTCCATCCACAAGTCAGTAGAATCATTTGGTGCTTTTACATACTTTACTTTTTCTAGTCATTCTTATGTGGTCTCTACAAACGTGTTGAAATTCCCAAATAATGCAGAACTAATGGGGCTTTTTGGAACACCCCCTGAACATGAAAAGGTTAATATAAAAggttactgtatttttatttttttgcccaCAAGTTAAAgggggtctttttttttttttttttttgacaactGTATCTACTTTGTCAAGGGAGGTAAGAGAAAATTCTGTGAATTTTAGAGCTCACCTAAGGTGAACAGTTTATGGCTTGGTGGGAACAGAAATTAAAGTTCTGTGATAGCTGAGGAAGGAGATGTTGGTCTGCTGGGTTCCAGTTcttgagcagcacagaaaagcagtaattttttaCAATTATTGGGGGGTTTTGACATGCTAAAAGAATACCTGTAAGCTTTCTGGGGTCAGTGGGGGAGCGAGCCTTTCTTGTGAGCAGCAGTagtgaaaaagaataaaatcaggCTGTGCTTAGTGGCAAGCTGTTCAGGCGTGGTGCTGGTTACGGGATCTTGTCACGAGCCCTCCTCAAGAGCAGCAGTTCAGGTGCctgtggaggagcagctcaCACAGGCCTGGCACTCAGGGTGCACTCAGGGGACTTTTCTTGCCCTACTGAATTCCTGTTTAGAGGGGAAAACCAACACGAGTCCTGCTGGTACCACGAGGCTTCTACCACAGTATGAATTTTTAAACAGCTCTTTAGCAGTAGCAGAATGTGCCTTTGACAATGGTTTGTCTGGATAATACCCCTCAGACTTTCTGGAGTGAACCATTATGTGTGCAGCAGTGCTTATGGCTCACCCTCTTACTCTCATCCAGTACAGCAGTTGAGTCGATAatggcacaaaaaaaaattaccatccTCCTTTCCTGACTTCTTCAGGGCTCCTGGAACCATCCAAACTCACAAACTGCTATTAATACCTTCCCATGAAAATGCCTGCACCTTTGGCTTTACTATCAGCAACTCCTTTTCCATTGTAACAAAGCAAAGAACCTGTCAAAGGTAGTTAATACATTcggttttatttatttacaaacaGGTGTAATTGAAATTGCAATATTAAATCTACTAAATCATTGATACTGGAGAGTATCTGACAATATTATCATCACTATGCTCAGTTTATGGTGTGGTGATGGGTTTTGCAGAATTCATTTTTGAAacctgaatttatttttcctagtGATCTCCAATTAATTTATCCCTCTTCTTAATTTATGGCTGGAGAAGTTTCAGGTCATTGTCCTAGAGCAGCAAATCCTTTTATAATCTGTGCTAATTTAACCCAATGTAATTAAATATAGCTATGGATGTGTTAACCTTTAAAAACATCCAATATTGTAATTAGAATATAATTAGTAATAGAGAAATCTAAGAGGGAAACAAAACCTTCTGGCCTCTTGACAGCTGTATTGACTGTAGCCATTTTCAGAGCTGGGAGAAGAAGAGAAATTTGAGTTAATTTAAATCACTCTTAAAGTTAGTAGGTATTATTAACtgaatgtttttttaattccatacCATGGCTACTTAACtacaaaagctgaaaaactATGACCTCATAATCTTTCAGTTGCAATCCTAGACCTACTCTCTTCAATTCTGCATCAAAAGCCAGCATGATGTAGCTCACTGTGGAGGCCCAACTTCTTGccttgcttttttcccctctttttgctattttttcaaCTTTCCACTTTAAATTTATCCATCTTTAATACTGTTTTTGTAAGTTTGCATGACTTTGGTTTGGTATCTTTGGTAAAAAGATACAGGTACCTTGGTTTTCATTCTTTCACCTAGACATAATGTACTGGGTAAATTACAGAGCATCACCATTCAGTGCCCTGTGTGAGTGATGTACATCTGGGTATCTGCTTTAGCATTCTGCTTACACTCACTGATGCAAATTACCCATTGCTTGTGGATTCAGGCTTTTTAGTCCTCCTCCTCTTCAAACTGGAAAATGCAGAAGAGTTAAAAACTTCAGCCATTAACATTCAGCTCAGATAGTTGTATCACTTCACCTGAGTTGAACATAGTAGTGAAGGTAAGGACTGATTACATCAGCCAAACACTCAAGTGCAGAAGTTTCTCTATTTGGAGAGAGAAAGGATGCTATAAATCAGTACAAAGTTTTTAGGGAATCATTAAATAGTGTTTTGTTCAGTCTGTCATTAAACTGACTTAATACCAAACCTTTGCTTGCAGGTACCACAACTTCCTGGCTTTTCCTGGCTGAAGCCCTGCCTTTCAGCATCTGATATTGTGTACATTGGTTTGAGGGATGTGGATCCTGCTGAGTAGTAAGTTGGTTTAGATTCAATGATTTTTGTAAAGGCTGAAATAATGAGCTTGAAATCATGTCCATAAGGACATCTGAGGACATGTCTGTTTAGGGCCAGTTTAAACTAGTAATGATTGtttctaaaatattattttcacagctatattttaaagaactttGACATCCAGTATTTTTCCATGAGGGATATCGATCGCCTTGGAATTCAGAAAGTTATGGAAAGAACCTTTGAACAACTGATGGGCAGGTAAGAAACTATTATTATCTAATTTAAACTAGTCTTGTTGAACGTCTGCCTTCCTGGAAGTGAAGGTCACTTGATGTAAGGCAGCTGTGTAAGAACTGTGACAGTGTTCAGTATTTAGGAAAGTCTCAGCACGGGAACCATTTCCCAGTGTTTGGCAGATGGCTGAGACAGGTTACATGACTCACTACAGTTGTGACTCTGTTTTATACTATTTGGTTCTGTTAagtaattctgtattttctacaAGATGTTTGAATCAACTCAGAGTGCGGGATACGcattatacttttaaaaatgcatacaGAAGCTGGACAGTAACTTGAAATGCGTGGTTGGTGTGGGAGGTGCTGGCTTCCTCCTTGGACTGCTCACACACCATGTCCTGACGgtggctgccagtgctggtAGCGTTCACTTTAACCACTCCCTTCCTGCAGTTCACTACTGCCACCTTTGCAGCCCTTGTTCCAGTCGTGGGAGCCAGGTCAGGGAGCAAATCATGCtagtgcaggagctgggagaggtcAGTTAGAAAGGAAAACCCCTCCCACAGGTTAGAACCTGTGCTGCATGCTGCTGTTTTCTAAAGGTGTGCTCACCCTTCCtagctgcagctgtgcca is drawn from Prinia subflava isolate CZ2003 ecotype Zambia chromosome 5, Cam_Psub_1.2, whole genome shotgun sequence and contains these coding sequences:
- the ARG2 gene encoding arginase-2, mitochondrial encodes the protein MALRGPLARLLRARPGAARQLHRRAPSVALVGAPLSRGQKRRGVDHGPATVRAAGLVERLAGLGCQVHDFGDLNFTQVPNDELYNNLVLYPRSVGLASQMLADAVSRAVAAGHRCVTLGGDHSLALGSVSGHARQCPHLGVIWVDAHADINTPLTTQSGSLHGQPLSFLLRELRDKVPQLPGFSWLKPCLSASDIVYIGLRDVDPAEYYILKNFDIQYFSMRDIDRLGIQKVMERTFEQLMGRRQRPIHLSFDIDAFDPSLAPATGTPVLGGLTYREGMYITEEIHNTGMLSAVDMVEVNPLLGASQEAVKATARLAVDVIATCFGQTREGAHIAFDGLPTPSSPDESDSEEQVRI